Within Gammaproteobacteria bacterium, the genomic segment GGAAGTACGCTAGCTATTTTCTTGCTTGTCTGTTGCCTCTTTTTCAACAAGCACATACTCGTTACCGCAATAAGGACACTTTCCGGGTTTATCAGCGGTAACACCAATAAAGACACGAGGGTGCGAGTTCCAGTGAGTCATATTGTCCATTGGGCACTGTATCGGTAAATCTTTTGTAGTAATTTCATAACGATTGTTTGTCTCTTTATTCGGCATACGGCTTGATCCTTAAGTTCTTGCTTTATGGCGTTGCTAAGTATATCACTTGCATGATTTAGGTCATATACGATTCGCGCCGTTCAAAATGCAATTTTTATGAA encodes:
- a CDS encoding zinc-finger domain-containing protein, coding for MPNKETNNRYEITTKDLPIQCPMDNMTHWNSHPRVFIGVTADKPGKCPYCGNEYVLVEKEATDKQENS